A single window of Nyctibius grandis isolate bNycGra1 chromosome 16, bNycGra1.pri, whole genome shotgun sequence DNA harbors:
- the ARRDC1 gene encoding arrestin domain-containing protein 1 isoform X3, with the protein MTQHGPWRSSISTARCLWQTKEFIGRMFPKAVRGWPLSAGLDPIREKAAAGVLTAGEHNFPFQFLLPASAPTSFEGPFGKVLHQVKAVIDTPRFSKDYKCNKIFYILCPLNLNDIPDIEQPNTMSVTKKFNYKLVKSGNIILTATSDLKGYIVGQAIQLRTDIENKSGRDTGAVVASLLQKVAYKSKRWIYDLRTIAEVEGSGVKAWKHAEWREQILVPALPQSILQGCSLIHIDYYIQVSLKSPEVSVTLPIYIGNIAVNRLPLSPSRSIQHIPSVVVPSAPPEEEEAASGYHPMDNVSIPTKSHSQQQPFSYAPGLSFQEIRVDSEQTGSPNHPTLCLSTGATIPYYAEGNVVPVPTASSLILPPEYSTWGYPYEAPPSYEQSCSSANSSISNGN; encoded by the exons ATGACACAGCATGGACCGTGGAGGAGCAGTATTTCAACAGCACGCTGTCTCTGGCAGACAAAG GAGTTTATAGGGAGGATGTTTCCAAAGGCCGTGCGGGGGTGGCCACTTTCTGCTGGCTTGGATCCTATCAGAGAAAAGGCTGCTGCAG GGGTCCTGACAGCTGGAGAGCACAACTTTCCCTTCCAGTTCCTGCTGCCAG CCTCTGCTCCTACATCATTTGAAGGCCCTTTTGGCAAGGTCCTCCATCAGGTGAAAGCTGTAATAGACACACCTCGCTTCTCCAAGGACTACAAGTGCAACAAGATCTTCTACATTCTCTGCCCTCTCAACTTGAACGACATCCCTGACATCGAG cagcccaaCACTATGTCAGTCACCAAGAAGTTCAACTACAAGCTTGTGAAAAGTGGCAACATTATCTTGACCGCCACCTCGGATCTGAAAGGGTACATCGTGGGGCAAGCCATCCAGCTCCGCACGGACATAGAGAACAAATCGGGCCGGGACACAGGGGCTGTGGTAGCCAGTCTGCTCCAG AAAGTGGCTTATAAATCCAAGCGCTGGATTTACGACCTGAGGACCATTGCGGAGGTGGAAGGCTCAGGAGTGAAAGCCTGGAAACATGCAGAATGGAGGGAGCAGATCCTCGTTCCGGCGCTGCCCCAGTCCATTCTGCAGGGCTGTAGCCTCATACATATCGACTACTACATCCAG gtTTCCCTCAAGTCGCCAGAGGTTTCGGTCACTCTCCCCATTTACATCGGTAACATTGCTGTGAACAGGCTGCCTCTGAGCCCCTCCCGCTCCATCCAGCACATACCGTCTGTGGTGGTACCCAGTGCCCCTCcggaggaagaggaggctgcCAGCGGTTATCACCCCATGGACAATGTCTCGATCCCTACTAAAAGCcattcccagcagcagccattCAGCTACGCCCCAGGACTGAGCTTCCAGGAGATAAGGGTGGACTCGGAGCAGACGGGCTCCCCAAACCACCCCACACTCTGCCTGTCGACAGGAGCCACCATCCCATACTACGCTGAGGGGAACGTGGTGCCCGTCCCCACGGCCAGCTCGCTCATTTTGCCTCCGGAGTACAGCACGTGGGGCTACCCGTACG AGGCGCCTCCATCCTAcgagcagagctgcagcagtgccAACTCCAGCATCAGCAATGGCAACTAG
- the ARRDC1 gene encoding arrestin domain-containing protein 1 isoform X1 yields MGKVQLFEIRLSESRVVYSPGEPLAGTVTVRLSGSLQYRAIKVSCVGSCGVSNKINDTAWTVEEQYFNSTLSLADKGCLGQQRLSLQEFIGRMFPKAVRGWPLSAGLDPIREKAAAGVLTAGEHNFPFQFLLPASAPTSFEGPFGKVLHQVKAVIDTPRFSKDYKCNKIFYILCPLNLNDIPDIEQPNTMSVTKKFNYKLVKSGNIILTATSDLKGYIVGQAIQLRTDIENKSGRDTGAVVASLLQKVAYKSKRWIYDLRTIAEVEGSGVKAWKHAEWREQILVPALPQSILQGCSLIHIDYYIQVSLKSPEVSVTLPIYIGNIAVNRLPLSPSRSIQHIPSVVVPSAPPEEEEAASGYHPMDNVSIPTKSHSQQQPFSYAPGLSFQEIRVDSEQTGSPNHPTLCLSTGATIPYYAEGNVVPVPTASSLILPPEYSTWGYPYEAPPSYEQSCSSANSSISNGN; encoded by the exons CTATCAAGGTGAGCTGCGTTGGATCCTGTGGGGTGTCTAACAAGATCAATGACACAGCATGGACCGTGGAGGAGCAGTATTTCAACAGCACGCTGTCTCTGGCAGACAAAG GCTGTCTGGGGCAGCAGCGCCTTTCCCTCCAGGAGTTTATAGGGAGGATGTTTCCAAAGGCCGTGCGGGGGTGGCCACTTTCTGCTGGCTTGGATCCTATCAGAGAAAAGGCTGCTGCAG GGGTCCTGACAGCTGGAGAGCACAACTTTCCCTTCCAGTTCCTGCTGCCAG CCTCTGCTCCTACATCATTTGAAGGCCCTTTTGGCAAGGTCCTCCATCAGGTGAAAGCTGTAATAGACACACCTCGCTTCTCCAAGGACTACAAGTGCAACAAGATCTTCTACATTCTCTGCCCTCTCAACTTGAACGACATCCCTGACATCGAG cagcccaaCACTATGTCAGTCACCAAGAAGTTCAACTACAAGCTTGTGAAAAGTGGCAACATTATCTTGACCGCCACCTCGGATCTGAAAGGGTACATCGTGGGGCAAGCCATCCAGCTCCGCACGGACATAGAGAACAAATCGGGCCGGGACACAGGGGCTGTGGTAGCCAGTCTGCTCCAG AAAGTGGCTTATAAATCCAAGCGCTGGATTTACGACCTGAGGACCATTGCGGAGGTGGAAGGCTCAGGAGTGAAAGCCTGGAAACATGCAGAATGGAGGGAGCAGATCCTCGTTCCGGCGCTGCCCCAGTCCATTCTGCAGGGCTGTAGCCTCATACATATCGACTACTACATCCAG gtTTCCCTCAAGTCGCCAGAGGTTTCGGTCACTCTCCCCATTTACATCGGTAACATTGCTGTGAACAGGCTGCCTCTGAGCCCCTCCCGCTCCATCCAGCACATACCGTCTGTGGTGGTACCCAGTGCCCCTCcggaggaagaggaggctgcCAGCGGTTATCACCCCATGGACAATGTCTCGATCCCTACTAAAAGCcattcccagcagcagccattCAGCTACGCCCCAGGACTGAGCTTCCAGGAGATAAGGGTGGACTCGGAGCAGACGGGCTCCCCAAACCACCCCACACTCTGCCTGTCGACAGGAGCCACCATCCCATACTACGCTGAGGGGAACGTGGTGCCCGTCCCCACGGCCAGCTCGCTCATTTTGCCTCCGGAGTACAGCACGTGGGGCTACCCGTACG AGGCGCCTCCATCCTAcgagcagagctgcagcagtgccAACTCCAGCATCAGCAATGGCAACTAG
- the ARRDC1 gene encoding arrestin domain-containing protein 1 isoform X2, translating into MGKVQLFEIRLSESRVVYSPGEPLAGTVTVRLSGSLQYRAIKVSCVGSCGVSNKINDTAWTVEEQYFNSTLSLADKGVLTAGEHNFPFQFLLPASAPTSFEGPFGKVLHQVKAVIDTPRFSKDYKCNKIFYILCPLNLNDIPDIEQPNTMSVTKKFNYKLVKSGNIILTATSDLKGYIVGQAIQLRTDIENKSGRDTGAVVASLLQKVAYKSKRWIYDLRTIAEVEGSGVKAWKHAEWREQILVPALPQSILQGCSLIHIDYYIQVSLKSPEVSVTLPIYIGNIAVNRLPLSPSRSIQHIPSVVVPSAPPEEEEAASGYHPMDNVSIPTKSHSQQQPFSYAPGLSFQEIRVDSEQTGSPNHPTLCLSTGATIPYYAEGNVVPVPTASSLILPPEYSTWGYPYEAPPSYEQSCSSANSSISNGN; encoded by the exons CTATCAAGGTGAGCTGCGTTGGATCCTGTGGGGTGTCTAACAAGATCAATGACACAGCATGGACCGTGGAGGAGCAGTATTTCAACAGCACGCTGTCTCTGGCAGACAAAG GGGTCCTGACAGCTGGAGAGCACAACTTTCCCTTCCAGTTCCTGCTGCCAG CCTCTGCTCCTACATCATTTGAAGGCCCTTTTGGCAAGGTCCTCCATCAGGTGAAAGCTGTAATAGACACACCTCGCTTCTCCAAGGACTACAAGTGCAACAAGATCTTCTACATTCTCTGCCCTCTCAACTTGAACGACATCCCTGACATCGAG cagcccaaCACTATGTCAGTCACCAAGAAGTTCAACTACAAGCTTGTGAAAAGTGGCAACATTATCTTGACCGCCACCTCGGATCTGAAAGGGTACATCGTGGGGCAAGCCATCCAGCTCCGCACGGACATAGAGAACAAATCGGGCCGGGACACAGGGGCTGTGGTAGCCAGTCTGCTCCAG AAAGTGGCTTATAAATCCAAGCGCTGGATTTACGACCTGAGGACCATTGCGGAGGTGGAAGGCTCAGGAGTGAAAGCCTGGAAACATGCAGAATGGAGGGAGCAGATCCTCGTTCCGGCGCTGCCCCAGTCCATTCTGCAGGGCTGTAGCCTCATACATATCGACTACTACATCCAG gtTTCCCTCAAGTCGCCAGAGGTTTCGGTCACTCTCCCCATTTACATCGGTAACATTGCTGTGAACAGGCTGCCTCTGAGCCCCTCCCGCTCCATCCAGCACATACCGTCTGTGGTGGTACCCAGTGCCCCTCcggaggaagaggaggctgcCAGCGGTTATCACCCCATGGACAATGTCTCGATCCCTACTAAAAGCcattcccagcagcagccattCAGCTACGCCCCAGGACTGAGCTTCCAGGAGATAAGGGTGGACTCGGAGCAGACGGGCTCCCCAAACCACCCCACACTCTGCCTGTCGACAGGAGCCACCATCCCATACTACGCTGAGGGGAACGTGGTGCCCGTCCCCACGGCCAGCTCGCTCATTTTGCCTCCGGAGTACAGCACGTGGGGCTACCCGTACG AGGCGCCTCCATCCTAcgagcagagctgcagcagtgccAACTCCAGCATCAGCAATGGCAACTAG